The following coding sequences lie in one Notolabrus celidotus isolate fNotCel1 chromosome 20, fNotCel1.pri, whole genome shotgun sequence genomic window:
- the LOC117831926 gene encoding LOW QUALITY PROTEIN: putative nuclease HARBI1 (The sequence of the model RefSeq protein was modified relative to this genomic sequence to represent the inferred CDS: inserted 2 bases in 1 codon), producing MACPFLDNPIELGAQIVRGSLRRARVFIDRQNPLSXSRRSRALTVQQTVFIALRFFATGTFMYAVGDAENLSKNTVCSVIHKVAGTLVDTLDMFVVFPGHWLTQALKEGFYKIAGFPRVIGEIDCTHIPINGPLGENEADYVNRKSFHSLNVQMTCDHNYLVTNVEAKWPGSVHDSRIFRESRLCDRLEQGLFSGVLLGDRGYACQASLMTPYPDPEAGPQTAFNAALAKTRSRIENTFGILKSRFTCLRGLRVAPERACKIIVSCVILHNIATIRKERAPIVNPHPPDVVDPVTLDFPTGRAVRAAITEQFST from the exons ATGGCATGCCCATTTTTGGACAACCCCATAGAGCTAGGAGCGCAAATTGTACGAGGATCACTGAGGAGAGCAAGGGTCTTCATAGACCGGCAAAACCCTCTGTC CTCCCGCAGGAGTCGTGCGCTGACCGTTCAGCAGACAGTCTTCATTGCATTACGTTTTTTTGCCACAGGCACATTCATGTATGCAGTCGGAGATGCCGAGAATTTAAGTAAGAACACTGTGTGTTCGGTAATTCACAAGGTTGCAGGTACACTTGTTGATACGTTGGATATGTTTGTCGTGTTCCCGGGACACTGGCTGACGCAGGCTTTAAAAGAAGGCTTCTACAAGATCGCAG GATTCCCAAGAGTGATTGGAGAGATTGATTGCACACACATCCCTATTAATGGCCCTTTGGGTGAGAATGAGGCAGACTACGTCAACCGTAAATCATTTCACAGCCTCAACGTTCAG ATGACTTGTGACCATAACTACCTTGTCACAAATGTTGAGGCAAAGTGGCCCGGGTCAGTTCATGACTCCCGGATCTTTAGGGAATCAAGGCTGTGCGACAGACTTGAGCA AGGGCTGTTCAGTGGGGTTCTGCTGGGAGACAGGGGCTATGCCTGCCAAGCATCACTAATGACCCCTTACCCTGACCCTGAAGCAGGACCACAAACGGCATTCAACGCGGCCCTGGCAAAGACCCGCTCCAGAATCGAGAATACATTTGGGATTCTCAAATCTAGATTCACCTGCTTGCGGGGGTTGAGAGTAGCCCCTGAGAGGGCCTGCAAAATAATAGTGTCATGTGTGATTCTTCACAACATTGCCACAATTCGAAAGGAAAGGGCCCCTATTGTGAACCCCCACCCCCCTGATGTTGTGGACCCAGTAACCTTGGACTTCCCCACTGGAAGGGCAGTAAGAGCAGCAATAACCGAACAATTCTCCACTTGA